One region of Carassius carassius chromosome 41, fCarCar2.1, whole genome shotgun sequence genomic DNA includes:
- the LOC132123113 gene encoding uncharacterized protein LOC132123113 has product MTSPDQKVNAGTDVHLSCNFCQCPGPLDVMSLSVEWEFKDISSELKTIIYYIRNRTVPLPGVFFQGDVKLGSFAIHLSSVTHENNGTYFCRLRLNGSIHKNQTHLFVQSVMTRKHSPGVNHLQAHPPWWLPLVSVSGFVLLIGTVFLGRKACRSTQRENNSKQNIEEVKTSTEKEDKRMAYKVGYSSMPDLADVNSPPNSSDSIYVTMHGFPFAPDAPVTAGHSRRLPSDWQPKDEEPIYVSCH; this is encoded by the exons ATGACCAGTCCAGACCAGAAGGTTAATGCTGGGACAGATGTACATTTGTCGTGTAATTTCTGTCAATGTCCTGGACCTCTGGATGTCATGTCTCTTAGCGTGGAGTGGGAATTCAAA gATATCTCCTCTGAGCTAAAAACAATCATCTACTACATCAGAAATCGAACTGTACCACTTCCTGGTGTATTTTTTCAGGGAGATGTCAAATTAGGAAGTTTTGCTATACATCTTTCATCCGTGACCCATGAGAACAATGGAACTTATTTTTGTAGATTGCGTCTCAATGGCAGTATCCACAAGAATCAAACACACCTTTTTGTGCAATCAg TAATGACCAGGAAACACAGTCCAGGTGTGAATCATCTGCAGGCACATCCTCCCTGGTGGCTGCCCCTGGTGTCAGTGTCTGGGTTTGTGTTACTAATTGGAACCGTGTTTTTGGGGAGGAAGGCTTGCAGATCAACCCAGAGAGAAAACAACTCAAA GCAAAACATAGAAGAAGTTAAAACCAGCACAGAGAAAGAAGACAAGAGAATGGCCTACAAA GTGGGGTACAGCTCTATGCCTGATCTGGCAGATGTGAACAGTCCTCCCAACAGTTCAGACAGCATCTATGTTACCATG CATGGATTCCCATTTGCACCAGACGCTCCTGTCACAGCTGGACACAGCAGACGTCTTCCCTCTGACTGGCAGCCAAAGGATGAGGAACCCATTTATGTCAGCTGTCACTAA